The following coding sequences are from one Enterococcus sp. 4G2_DIV0659 window:
- the kdpA gene encoding potassium-transporting ATPase subunit KdpA, with product MSAIFIQQAIFFIVLIGLAIPLGFYIHKVMTGQKTILTKIIRPLEEIIYRFLGTPARKEMNAKQYGLSVLFFSFFSLIVLMAMMLGQGFLPLNPENLPGTSVSLAFNTAASFVTNTNWQAYAGEDTLSIFTQAFGLTVQNFVSAAVGIAVLFVLLRGFTNRTTKYIGNFWQDLTKITLYILLPLSFIVSLILISQGVVQTFAGSVETSSLELGEKIFLPLGTVASQVAIKQLGTNGGGFYGGNSTYPFENPNLISNFVENISILLIPAALIVAFGLFVKEWKQGRTIMIVSLGFLIAAMIGVTLSEYYGPEFTHVLGRMNLEGKEMRFGIGWSSLWAVSTTAASNGSINAMLDSFMPLGGLIPMFLMQLGEIIFGGAGSGLYGMIAFILLAIFIAGLLVGRTPEYLGKKIEPFDMKMVCLVILTPLLLTLIGTMLFILNPQAMSWLTNSGPHGFSEILYGFSSLANNNGSAFAGLTADTTFLNFLGGAIMILSRFIPMLAIIYLASNLGKKKIVATGSGTLSTTNATFVTMLIIVILVIGALSFLPAMALGPIAEHFITK from the coding sequence GTGAGCGCTATTTTTATTCAACAAGCTATCTTTTTTATTGTCTTAATCGGTTTAGCGATTCCGCTAGGCTTTTATATTCATAAAGTGATGACGGGGCAAAAAACAATACTGACTAAAATTATCCGTCCGCTAGAAGAAATAATCTATCGGTTTTTAGGAACGCCAGCTCGTAAAGAAATGAATGCCAAACAATATGGGCTAAGCGTGTTGTTTTTTAGTTTCTTTTCATTGATTGTGCTAATGGCGATGATGTTAGGACAAGGTTTTTTACCTTTAAATCCAGAGAATTTACCTGGAACAAGCGTATCCTTAGCCTTTAATACAGCAGCAAGTTTTGTGACGAATACCAACTGGCAAGCCTATGCAGGAGAAGATACTTTGTCGATTTTTACTCAAGCATTCGGTTTAACCGTTCAAAACTTTGTTTCGGCAGCAGTAGGAATTGCAGTACTCTTTGTTTTATTAAGAGGATTTACCAATCGGACGACAAAATATATTGGGAATTTCTGGCAAGATTTAACCAAAATTACATTATATATCTTATTGCCGCTTTCATTCATCGTTTCATTGATTTTGATTTCTCAAGGAGTCGTTCAAACCTTTGCTGGTTCAGTTGAAACAAGTAGTTTGGAATTAGGCGAAAAAATCTTTTTACCTTTAGGAACAGTTGCCAGCCAAGTAGCAATCAAACAACTTGGAACCAATGGTGGTGGATTTTATGGTGGGAATTCTACCTATCCATTTGAAAATCCTAACCTAATTAGTAACTTTGTGGAAAATATATCGATTTTATTGATTCCAGCAGCGCTGATTGTTGCTTTTGGTTTGTTTGTTAAAGAGTGGAAACAAGGCAGAACAATTATGATCGTTTCACTAGGCTTTTTAATCGCCGCAATGATTGGTGTAACATTGAGTGAGTATTATGGACCTGAATTTACTCATGTACTTGGTCGAATGAACTTAGAAGGAAAAGAAATGCGTTTTGGTATTGGTTGGTCAAGTCTGTGGGCAGTTAGTACGACCGCGGCTTCTAATGGATCGATCAATGCGATGCTAGATAGTTTTATGCCCCTTGGCGGATTAATTCCAATGTTTCTAATGCAGTTAGGTGAAATTATTTTCGGTGGTGCAGGTAGTGGCTTATATGGTATGATCGCGTTTATTTTATTAGCGATTTTCATTGCTGGTTTATTGGTTGGACGGACGCCGGAATATTTAGGCAAAAAAATTGAACCTTTCGATATGAAAATGGTTTGTTTAGTGATTTTAACACCGCTTCTTTTAACGCTGATTGGAACGATGCTCTTTATCTTAAATCCGCAAGCAATGAGTTGGCTGACAAATTCAGGCCCTCATGGTTTTTCTGAAATTTTATACGGCTTCTCTTCATTAGCAAATAATAACGGGAGTGCTTTTGCAGGGTTGACTGCAGATACCACATTTTTAAATTTTCTAGGTGGCGCGATTATGATCCTTTCTCGTTTTATTCCTATGCTAGCGATAATTTACCTTGCCTCTAACTTAGGGAAAAAGAAAATCGTTGCAACAGGTTCGGGTACACTCTCAACAACAAACGCTACATTTGTGACAATGTTGATTATTGTTATTTTGGTAATTGGAGCATTAAGTTTCTTACCAGCGATGGCGTTAGGTCCAATTGCAGAACATTTCATAACAAAATAA
- the kdpF gene encoding K(+)-transporting ATPase subunit F — translation MSMTIISGIIAVLLLVYLFYALFWGEQQ, via the coding sequence ATGTCGATGACGATTATTTCTGGAATTATTGCAGTATTACTGCTAGTTTACTTATTTTATGCACTATTTTGGGGGGAGCAACAGTGA
- a CDS encoding response regulator transcription factor has translation MATILIIEDDHVIAEFIGAVLEKEKHDIRLAHSALEGLSTFRMWPADLILLDLGLPDQDGIEILKKIRETSAVPIIIISARDHEHTKVEALDLGADDYITKPFGTPELLARIRTALRHAVTGTNAPEIKKIINGELCIDSENHIVSKAGKVIHLTPNEYKIIQVLGENVGKVLTHTYISQKVWGPYSNESQTLRVNMSNIRKKIEDNPVEPEYILTEIGIGYRMLEK, from the coding sequence ATGGCGACAATTTTAATTATTGAAGATGACCATGTGATTGCAGAATTTATAGGTGCTGTTTTAGAAAAAGAAAAACATGACATTCGTTTAGCTCATTCAGCTCTAGAAGGATTATCAACTTTTCGGATGTGGCCAGCAGATTTGATTCTCCTCGATTTAGGGTTGCCAGATCAAGATGGGATTGAAATCTTAAAGAAAATTCGCGAAACCTCAGCTGTCCCAATCATTATTATTTCTGCTCGTGATCATGAACATACCAAAGTTGAAGCACTAGATCTCGGTGCCGATGATTACATTACAAAACCTTTTGGGACACCGGAATTACTTGCGAGGATCAGAACAGCTTTACGGCATGCTGTAACTGGAACGAATGCCCCAGAAATCAAGAAAATCATCAATGGCGAATTATGTATTGATAGTGAAAATCACATAGTCAGTAAAGCTGGAAAAGTCATTCACCTCACACCGAATGAATATAAAATTATTCAAGTACTTGGGGAAAATGTAGGAAAAGTGTTGACCCATACGTATATTTCTCAAAAAGTTTGGGGACCATACAGTAATGAGAGTCAGACACTACGAGTGAATATGTCTAATATCCGAAAAAAAATTGAAGACAATCCTGTCGAGCCAGAGTATATTTTAACTGAAATTGGCATTGGCTACCGCATGTTGGAAAAGTAA
- a CDS encoding sensor histidine kinase, giving the protein MEEERLDPEQLLAKWKKNEQSLRSGRLKVFFGYAAGVGKTYAMLKEAHEQQSEGKKVLIGYVEPHARPETQALVSGLPTLPTKTYEYKGIKINEFDVDAALQEKPELILVDELAHTNAVGARNRKRYQDIEELLKAGIDVYTTVNVQHIESLNDVVEQVTGVHISETVPDTFFETSSLKVVDIETEELLDRLKQGKIYHSENARKAMANFFTSDNLTLLRGLAIRKASDHINTTNQQETQKSTGIHSKLLTVIDEKNPDMTKKCLRWTARLAQALGTEWIALEILEDTSEHAESENSKLAAKLGGEVVTLESDNQRETIIQYVKMRGVTDLVMGKIINRSRFIRLYRPDLEDELIAFIPDVDIHLVPYQSNKYLLNKYATKKKNLKSIFTWQDFYMTVGLLTLATILSELGSYFRIGDQNLILIYIMFVLLVARVTTGYLWAALSSIASVLMFNWFFVEPLYSLTVYKQGYPLTLIFMLLVALLVSNLMMQIKKQAFYAMKREHQLEILYELNKKYLVTHDQKEILATTADYLSTMLDREVVLYGEEELKNPSGAPIKGPLRSLEELAVANWVFVNQKEAGYGTDTLMGAKALYLPVLSNGLTLAVIGIEKSKENPITDEIITFLDLISTQLALAIEQNNLTLERQQILFENEKERMRGNLLRAISHDLRTPLTGISGSVETILDDHEATKLPEETKRKLLVGIKDDANWLIRMVENLLSITRINEETMKVAKSKEAVEEVVSSAIQRIKKSYPKSEISVTLPEEFLFVPMDSILIEQVLFNLMENAIRHSNSRSPIFVTVSANDKEVSFEVADQGKGLTNEQIKLLFDGMNKQNTPVDSKSGMGIGLSIVKTIIMAHDGTLNATNRAQGGAVFTFTLPCERKEQL; this is encoded by the coding sequence GTGGAAGAGGAACGTTTAGATCCAGAACAACTTTTAGCAAAATGGAAAAAGAACGAACAAAGCCTGAGGTCTGGAAGACTGAAGGTTTTCTTCGGTTATGCGGCTGGTGTAGGAAAAACCTATGCGATGCTAAAAGAAGCACACGAACAACAAAGTGAAGGAAAAAAAGTGTTGATTGGCTATGTTGAACCACACGCTCGACCAGAAACCCAAGCCTTGGTCAGCGGGTTACCAACATTGCCTACTAAAACCTATGAATATAAGGGGATCAAAATCAATGAGTTTGATGTGGATGCGGCATTACAAGAAAAACCAGAGCTTATTTTAGTCGATGAGTTGGCACATACAAACGCTGTCGGCGCCAGAAATCGCAAAAGATACCAAGACATTGAAGAATTATTAAAAGCAGGAATCGATGTGTATACAACCGTTAATGTTCAGCATATCGAGAGCTTGAATGATGTGGTTGAACAAGTCACAGGAGTACATATTTCTGAAACGGTACCAGATACTTTTTTTGAAACCAGTTCACTAAAAGTTGTCGATATCGAAACAGAAGAATTATTGGATCGACTGAAACAAGGAAAAATTTATCACTCAGAAAACGCTAGAAAGGCAATGGCTAATTTTTTTACGTCTGATAATTTAACGTTATTAAGAGGCTTAGCGATTCGTAAAGCGTCGGATCATATTAATACAACGAACCAACAAGAAACACAAAAAAGCACAGGAATTCATTCCAAGTTACTGACTGTAATTGATGAAAAGAATCCAGATATGACAAAAAAATGCCTGCGCTGGACGGCACGTCTAGCTCAAGCGTTAGGGACAGAATGGATTGCATTAGAAATTTTAGAAGACACATCGGAACATGCAGAATCTGAAAATTCAAAACTAGCGGCTAAACTTGGCGGTGAGGTGGTCACATTAGAAAGTGACAATCAACGAGAAACTATTATTCAGTATGTCAAAATGCGGGGAGTCACCGATTTAGTGATGGGCAAAATCATCAATCGCTCTCGTTTTATTCGTCTGTATCGTCCAGATTTAGAAGATGAACTCATCGCTTTTATACCTGATGTAGATATTCACTTAGTTCCATATCAATCAAACAAATATTTGTTGAATAAATACGCAACAAAGAAAAAAAATCTCAAAAGCATCTTTACTTGGCAAGACTTTTATATGACTGTAGGATTACTTACTTTAGCAACAATACTTTCTGAATTAGGTTCATATTTTCGCATCGGGGATCAAAATTTGATTTTGATCTATATTATGTTTGTTTTGTTGGTCGCCAGAGTGACAACTGGGTACTTATGGGCAGCCTTGTCATCGATTGCTAGTGTATTGATGTTTAATTGGTTTTTTGTTGAACCTCTCTACTCGTTAACCGTCTATAAACAAGGTTATCCGTTAACGCTGATTTTTATGCTCTTAGTCGCTTTATTAGTCAGCAATTTAATGATGCAAATCAAAAAGCAAGCCTTCTATGCTATGAAACGAGAACATCAGCTAGAAATTCTATATGAGCTGAATAAAAAATATTTAGTTACCCATGACCAAAAGGAAATATTGGCAACAACGGCTGACTATTTATCAACGATGTTGGATCGGGAAGTTGTCCTTTACGGAGAAGAAGAACTGAAAAATCCGTCAGGCGCGCCAATTAAAGGTCCTTTAAGAAGCTTGGAAGAATTGGCGGTAGCCAACTGGGTGTTTGTAAACCAAAAAGAAGCAGGTTATGGAACAGATACATTGATGGGAGCGAAAGCTCTTTATTTACCAGTATTATCAAATGGCCTGACTTTAGCTGTTATTGGGATTGAAAAAAGTAAAGAAAATCCAATTACAGATGAAATTATCACCTTCTTAGACTTGATTTCTACCCAATTAGCTCTAGCCATAGAACAAAATAACTTGACCTTAGAACGTCAACAAATTCTATTTGAAAATGAGAAAGAGCGTATGCGAGGCAATTTATTACGAGCAATTTCCCATGATTTGAGAACGCCGCTGACAGGGATTTCAGGTTCTGTAGAAACGATTTTAGACGATCACGAAGCAACAAAATTACCAGAAGAAACCAAACGGAAACTGCTTGTTGGAATCAAAGACGACGCCAATTGGTTGATTCGGATGGTGGAAAATCTACTTTCGATCACTCGTATTAATGAAGAGACCATGAAAGTTGCAAAAAGCAAAGAAGCTGTAGAAGAAGTTGTTTCATCAGCGATTCAACGTATCAAAAAAAGCTATCCTAAAAGTGAAATTAGTGTCACCTTACCAGAGGAATTTCTGTTTGTTCCAATGGACTCAATTTTAATTGAACAAGTCTTATTCAATTTAATGGAAAATGCAATCCGGCACTCAAATAGTCGTTCCCCTATTTTTGTGACTGTTTCAGCGAATGATAAAGAAGTGTCGTTTGAAGTAGCTGATCAAGGAAAAGGATTGACCAATGAGCAAATTAAACTGTTATTCGACGGTATGAATAAACAAAACACACCTGTTGATTCTAAAAGTGGAATGGGAATTGGTTTATCCATTGTAAAAACAATTATTATGGCTCATGATGGCACACTAAATGCAACCAATCGAGCACAAGGCGGAGCCGTATTTACCTTTACATTACCCTGCGAAAGAAAGGAGCAACTATAA
- a CDS encoding glutathione peroxidase — MSIYDYQVKTTNGETVSLENYRGKVLLIVNTATGCGFTPQYEGLEELYKKYREQGFEILDFPCNQFGNQAPGTNQEISDFCQLTYQTTFQTFGKIDVNGENADSLYHFLKSEKGGLLGGAIKWNFTKFLVDRNGQVIKRFAPTVEPEKIAGDIEKLL; from the coding sequence ATGAGTATTTATGATTATCAGGTGAAAACAACAAATGGTGAGACTGTTTCACTAGAAAATTATCGAGGAAAAGTGCTTCTGATCGTGAATACAGCGACAGGTTGTGGATTTACACCTCAATATGAAGGGTTAGAAGAACTGTATAAAAAATATCGTGAGCAAGGTTTTGAGATTTTAGATTTTCCTTGTAATCAATTTGGCAATCAAGCACCTGGGACAAATCAAGAAATCAGTGATTTTTGTCAATTGACCTATCAAACAACCTTTCAAACGTTTGGAAAAATTGATGTAAATGGTGAAAATGCGGATTCGTTATATCATTTTTTGAAAAGTGAAAAAGGTGGTCTTTTAGGCGGTGCCATTAAATGGAACTTTACTAAATTTTTAGTCGATCGTAACGGACAAGTCATAAAACGATTTGCACCGACAGTAGAGCCAGAAAAAATTGCTGGAGATATTGAAAAATTATTGTAA
- a CDS encoding ABC transporter ATP-binding protein, translating to MSVIEARNIKKSYGRNESKFDALKGVNLQIEEGESVAIIGKSGSGKSTLMHILALLDKPTSGEILLNGQNVTSISKKELDKTRNKQFGFVFQQFFMNPKDTVLNNVMLPLKIGGVSNGKRKQMALDALKAVDLEDKVNNKANNLSGGQKQRVCIARALVNNPQILFADEPTGNLDSTTGEKIEELLFNLNKEKGITLIIVTHDPELAERCDRQIHVRDGLIVGGDE from the coding sequence ATGTCTGTAATTGAAGCAAGAAATATAAAGAAAAGTTACGGTCGCAATGAGTCAAAATTTGACGCATTAAAAGGTGTAAATCTACAAATCGAAGAAGGGGAGTCCGTAGCAATTATTGGAAAAAGTGGTTCAGGTAAATCAACCTTGATGCATATTTTAGCATTATTAGATAAACCAACTTCAGGAGAAATCTTACTAAATGGTCAAAACGTTACAAGTATCAGTAAAAAAGAACTTGATAAAACAAGAAATAAACAATTTGGGTTCGTTTTCCAGCAATTTTTTATGAATCCTAAAGATACAGTGTTAAATAATGTGATGTTGCCGCTAAAAATCGGTGGTGTCTCAAACGGCAAGCGAAAACAAATGGCTTTGGATGCACTAAAAGCTGTTGATTTAGAAGATAAAGTCAACAACAAAGCAAATAACCTTTCAGGTGGACAAAAACAGAGAGTCTGTATCGCTAGAGCATTGGTCAATAATCCACAAATTCTTTTTGCTGATGAGCCGACAGGAAATCTAGATTCTACAACAGGAGAAAAAATCGAAGAGTTATTATTCAATTTGAATAAAGAAAAGGGGATCACGTTGATTATTGTTACCCATGATCCTGAGCTTGCCGAGCGCTGTGACCGTCAAATCCATGTGCGAGACGGACTAATTGTAGGAGGAGACGAATAA
- a CDS encoding glycerate kinase has protein sequence MKLLTAIDSMKGSLTSIEANQIIADTFTAWGHQVAQVAIADGGEGTVDALIKNKNGQKKVVPVQALNGRQQFASFGWFESEKMAIIESAAASGVQFLDGTLATHPKNTSSYGTGQLILAAMDQEAKKIVIGLGGTGTVDGGIGLLSALGIEFFDENHQRLPAKGSSLAKIASFSKEKLDPRIQTIDIQIAADVESPLTGEKGAVKMFGRQKGLLESEIEPYETAMKHYQSIVTNEEKTLSGDGAAGGLGFAIRIFLKGTVRSGFELISEQTDLEQLIQQVDVVITGEGKMDYQSLQGKVPIGISRLAKKYQLPVIAFVGSFSGDDVLFYHEGISVIIPIVDQIMTLEEAMTSADELLKRAAKRSLQLLTLLK, from the coding sequence ATGAAACTATTGACAGCTATTGATTCAATGAAAGGTTCTTTAACCAGCATTGAAGCAAATCAAATCATTGCAGATACGTTTACTGCATGGGGGCATCAAGTAGCGCAAGTAGCCATTGCGGATGGTGGAGAAGGAACGGTGGATGCCCTTATAAAAAATAAGAATGGACAAAAAAAGGTTGTACCTGTTCAAGCTCTAAATGGTCGTCAACAGTTCGCCTCTTTTGGCTGGTTTGAATCCGAAAAAATGGCAATTATTGAATCCGCCGCAGCATCAGGTGTGCAATTTCTGGATGGTACACTAGCGACTCATCCTAAAAATACCTCTTCTTATGGAACTGGACAATTGATCTTAGCGGCAATGGATCAAGAAGCCAAAAAAATTGTCATCGGTTTGGGTGGGACGGGAACCGTTGATGGAGGAATTGGTCTATTAAGTGCTCTAGGTATAGAATTTTTCGACGAGAATCATCAACGATTACCAGCTAAAGGAAGTAGTCTAGCGAAAATAGCTTCTTTTTCCAAAGAGAAGTTAGATCCTAGAATCCAAACAATTGATATTCAAATTGCTGCAGATGTTGAAAGTCCTTTAACGGGGGAAAAAGGTGCTGTCAAAATGTTTGGTCGCCAAAAAGGTCTACTCGAATCAGAAATTGAACCCTATGAAACAGCGATGAAGCACTATCAATCAATTGTAACGAATGAGGAAAAAACACTATCAGGTGATGGTGCTGCTGGAGGACTTGGGTTTGCGATTAGAATTTTTTTAAAAGGGACTGTTCGTTCTGGGTTTGAATTGATTTCAGAGCAAACCGATTTAGAACAATTGATCCAGCAAGTGGATGTGGTCATCACAGGTGAAGGGAAAATGGACTATCAAAGCTTACAAGGAAAAGTACCGATCGGTATCAGTCGACTCGCTAAAAAGTATCAGCTTCCTGTCATTGCGTTTGTAGGAAGTTTTTCAGGAGATGACGTGCTGTTTTATCATGAAGGTATATCAGTAATCATTCCGATCGTTGACCAAATTATGACGTTAGAAGAAGCGATGACATCTGCTGATGAACTACTTAAACGGGCGGCAAAACGTTCCCTTCAGTTGTTAACCTTACTAAAATAA
- the kdpB gene encoding potassium-transporting ATPase subunit KdpB — protein MKNTQNKRSVYMDAFASSFKKLAPNIQVKNPVMLVVYTGAILTTVLYVLTFFGYTDANPFFILAIAVILWLTILFANFAEAIAEGRGKAQAESLKQAKKDVTAHKVNALEDVKKKQFIQIKSSELKKGDLVYVAVNEQIPMDGDVVDGAASVDESAITGESAPVIRESGGDRSAVTGGTTVVSDYLVIKVTAENGESFLDKMISMVEGTERKKTPNEIGLQIILIMLTIIFLVVSATLLPFTQFSSELVGTGSALSLTVIIALLVCLAPTTIGALVSSIGIAGMSRLNKENVIAMSGRAIEAAGDVDILLLDKTGTITLGNRRASEFLPVTGVKEYDLADAAQLSSLADETAEGRSIVILAKEKFDIRGRELKDVDVEFIEFTAKTRMSGINYQGAEIRKGAADTMKQYVEENGGIYPEECDTIVQRVANEGGTPLVVVKNNQVFGVIYLKDIVKNGVKEKFDDMRKMGIKTIMITGDNPMTAAAIAAEAGVDDFLAEATPENKMSLIREYQEKGHLVAMTGDGTNDAPALAQADVAVAMNTGTQAAKEAGNMIDLDSSPTKLISIVKIGKQLLMTRGALTTFSIANDIAKYFAIIPVLFFSIYPALDALNIMRLTSPTTAILSAIIYNALIIIALIPLALKGVSYKEKPASQILRHNLLVYGLGGVIAPFIAIKLIDMFLTLILY, from the coding sequence TTGAAAAATACGCAAAACAAACGCAGTGTTTATATGGATGCATTTGCATCTTCTTTCAAAAAACTTGCGCCAAACATTCAAGTCAAAAATCCAGTGATGCTGGTGGTTTACACAGGAGCAATTTTAACAACAGTTCTTTATGTATTAACATTTTTTGGTTACACTGATGCGAATCCGTTCTTTATCTTAGCAATCGCTGTTATTTTATGGTTGACGATTTTATTTGCCAATTTTGCAGAAGCGATCGCAGAAGGACGAGGCAAAGCACAAGCAGAAAGTTTGAAACAAGCCAAAAAAGACGTAACAGCCCATAAAGTGAACGCTTTAGAGGATGTTAAAAAGAAACAATTTATTCAAATCAAATCGTCTGAATTAAAAAAAGGTGATCTGGTTTATGTCGCAGTTAACGAGCAAATTCCGATGGATGGAGATGTAGTTGACGGTGCTGCTTCTGTTGACGAAAGTGCTATTACGGGTGAGTCCGCTCCAGTTATTCGTGAATCAGGTGGTGATCGTAGTGCTGTGACAGGTGGTACAACCGTCGTTTCCGATTATCTAGTCATCAAAGTGACTGCTGAAAACGGTGAATCTTTCTTAGACAAAATGATTTCAATGGTGGAAGGTACCGAGCGGAAGAAAACACCAAATGAAATTGGTCTTCAAATTATTTTGATTATGCTGACTATTATCTTTCTAGTCGTTTCGGCAACGTTATTGCCATTTACTCAGTTTTCAAGTGAGTTAGTTGGCACAGGTTCTGCACTATCGTTAACAGTGATTATTGCTTTACTTGTTTGTTTAGCGCCAACGACGATTGGTGCCCTTGTTTCTTCTATTGGAATTGCTGGGATGAGTCGTTTAAATAAAGAAAATGTAATTGCGATGAGTGGTCGTGCGATCGAAGCTGCTGGTGATGTAGATATTTTGTTGTTGGATAAAACAGGAACCATCACATTAGGGAATCGTCGTGCGAGTGAATTTCTTCCGGTAACAGGTGTGAAAGAATACGACTTAGCTGATGCTGCGCAGCTCTCTTCGTTAGCTGATGAAACAGCAGAAGGTCGTAGTATCGTTATTTTAGCCAAAGAAAAATTTGATATCCGTGGACGTGAATTAAAGGATGTAGACGTTGAATTTATCGAGTTTACAGCTAAAACACGGATGAGTGGAATTAACTATCAAGGCGCTGAAATCCGCAAAGGCGCTGCCGATACTATGAAACAATACGTAGAAGAAAACGGCGGTATCTATCCAGAAGAATGCGACACAATCGTTCAAAGAGTGGCTAATGAAGGCGGAACGCCTTTAGTTGTGGTAAAAAATAATCAAGTATTCGGTGTAATCTACCTAAAAGATATTGTAAAAAATGGTGTAAAAGAAAAATTCGATGACATGCGTAAAATGGGCATCAAAACAATTATGATTACAGGAGATAACCCTATGACCGCTGCGGCAATTGCAGCCGAAGCAGGTGTAGATGATTTCTTAGCTGAAGCAACACCAGAAAATAAAATGAGTTTGATTCGTGAGTACCAAGAAAAAGGACATCTTGTTGCAATGACAGGAGATGGTACGAACGATGCGCCAGCATTAGCACAAGCTGATGTAGCGGTAGCGATGAATACAGGAACCCAGGCAGCGAAAGAAGCTGGGAATATGATTGATTTAGATTCTAGTCCAACTAAATTAATTAGCATTGTAAAAATTGGAAAACAATTATTAATGACTCGCGGTGCACTAACAACGTTTAGCATCGCCAACGATATTGCAAAATACTTTGCGATTATCCCTGTGTTGTTTTTCAGTATTTATCCTGCATTAGATGCCTTAAATATTATGCGATTAACTAGTCCGACAACAGCAATTTTATCAGCGATCATCTATAATGCATTGATTATTATCGCGTTGATTCCATTGGCTTTAAAAGGGGTTTCGTATAAAGAAAAACCAGCCAGTCAAATTTTACGTCATAATTTATTGGTTTATGGATTAGGCGGTGTCATTGCACCGTTTATCGCGATCAAACTGATTGATATGTTTTTGACATTGATTTTGTATTAA
- a CDS encoding potassium-transporting ATPase subunit C, with protein sequence MKKIMIASLKSILLFTLLCGVVYTVAVTAVGQIVFSAQANGSLIKKQEAGKNVVIGSKLIGQTFTGEKYLHGRSSEVSQLSPVSKEQKQRVEERVRKSNATAVPVDLVTASASGVDPEISVEAALFQSERIAAARNMKKEDVRAIIKQNITGVKIGGITSQRVNVLGVNQMLDESK encoded by the coding sequence GTGAAAAAGATAATGATTGCGTCATTAAAAAGTATTTTATTATTCACTCTATTGTGTGGTGTCGTTTATACGGTAGCAGTGACAGCTGTTGGACAGATCGTTTTTTCTGCACAAGCAAATGGTAGTTTAATAAAAAAACAAGAAGCAGGAAAAAACGTTGTGATCGGCTCTAAGTTAATCGGCCAAACCTTTACAGGAGAAAAATACCTTCACGGACGTTCTAGTGAAGTTAGCCAGTTATCTCCTGTTTCAAAAGAACAAAAACAGCGAGTTGAAGAACGCGTGAGAAAAAGCAATGCAACTGCTGTTCCTGTTGATTTAGTGACAGCTTCAGCTAGTGGTGTTGATCCTGAAATTTCTGTAGAAGCAGCACTTTTCCAAAGCGAACGAATTGCAGCCGCTAGAAATATGAAAAAAGAGGATGTCCGTGCTATAATCAAACAAAACATTACTGGCGTAAAAATTGGCGGGATAACTTCACAACGTGTGAATGTTTTAGGAGTCAATCAAATGCTGGATGAATCTAAATAA